GCGCCGTACCGCATCAGCGCGTTTGAGATTACGGGCTCCTACATCCACATCCGCGGGCTGGAAGTGGTGGGGGTGCGCGTGCCGGTGGTGAACACCACCACCAACACGCTGTCCATCTGCTTTTCGCAGAGCGGGGCGGGCGGCAACAACATCTACGAGCAGCTGAGCATGCACGACGGGCAGGCCATTGGCTTCTACCTCACGCGCGGCGGCAATACGCTGGTGCTCAACTGCGACGCCTACCGCAACAACGACAACCTGAACGACGGCAACACCACGGGCACCAAGAACGGCGGCAACGTGGATGGCTTCGGTTCGCACCCCAACAACGCCAACTACACCAACATCGTGTTTCGCGGCTGCCGGGCCTGGCAAAACAGCGACGACGGCTACGACTGCATCTCGGCCTTCACGGCCACCACGTTTGAAAACTGCTGGGCCTTCTACAACGGCTACACGCCGAAGTTCGTGACCCGCGGCGACGGCAACGGCTTCAAGGCGGGCGGCTACGGCACGGCCTTTTCTTTCCCGGCCGTGGTGCCCAACAACACCGTGCAGCAGTGCCTGTCGGTGCGCAACCGCTCGAACGGCTTCTACTCCAACCACCACCAGGCGGGCAGCTACTGGTATAACAACACGGCTTACCAGAACGCCACCAATTACAACATGGTGAACCGCAAGGACAAAACTGCCAGCGGCTACCTGGTGGACGTGCCCGGCTACGGCCACATCCTGCGCAACAACATCAGCTACCGGGGCCGCTCCACCTCCAGCCCCGACACGCTCAGCATCAGCCGCTCGGCCAGCACCTTCGACCACAACGCCATTGGGGCGGGCGTGACGGCGGCCGACTTCCTCAGCCTCGACACCACCCAGCTGCGCGCCCCGCGCCAGGCCGACGGCAGCCTGCCCGTCATCGGCCTGCTGCGCCTGGCGCCGGGCAGCGGCCTCATCGACGCCGGCGTGAACGTGGGCCTGCCCTACCGCGGGGCGGCTCCCGACCTCGGCGCTTTCGAGGCCGGCAGCCTCAGCACCTGGACGGGCGCCGTGAGCACCGACTGGTTTGACACCGCCAACTGGACTGCCGGCGTGCCCACGGCCACCGTCGATGCCCTTATTCCTGTTGCGCCGCGCTACCCGGCCATTGCGGCGGGCACGGCCACGGCCCAGCACCTGACCATTGCCGCGGGGGCCGCGCTCAGCCACAGCGGCGGCACGCTCAGCCTCAGCGGCGACCTCACCAACAACGGCACCTTCGCGGCTACCGGAGGCACGCTGGCCACCAGCGGCGTCGCCAACCAGTTGCTCGGCGGCACCAGCCCCGACGCCTTCCGAAACCTCACCATTGGGGCGGGCGGGGCCACGCTGGGCGCGGAGGCCAGCCTGCAGGGCGTGCTCACGCTATTGGGCAACCTCACCACCAACGGCAAGCCGCTCACGCTGCTCTCGGCCCTGAGCGGCGGCGTGGCCGCCGACGCGCTGGTGGTGAACAACGGCGGCGCGGTGCTGGGCGCGGCCACGGTGCAGCGCGCCATCGACCCCGGCCAGAACGCCGGCGCCGGCTACCGGCAGTATTCGGCGCCCGTGAGCAATTCGACGGTGGCCGACCTGGCCACCGCCGCCTTCACGCCGGTGGCAAATCCGGACTATAACTCGGCCGCGGCGCCGGCCGGCGTAACGCCGTTCCCAACGGTGTTTGGCTACGACGACAGCCGCCTGGCGCTCACCAACTCAATGAGCGACTTCGACAAAGGTTTTTTCTCGCCCGCCGCGCTGAGCGACCCGCTGGCCGTGGGCCGCGGCTACACCGTGAACATCGGCGCTTCGCAGCTCGTCGACTTCGTGGGCACGCTCACTAATGG
This DNA window, taken from Hymenobacter sp. 5317J-9, encodes the following:
- a CDS encoding T9SS type A sorting domain-containing protein encodes the protein MVHRYLLALLLALSFGPAFSAKYYVAPTGSDTNSGTIAAPFLSIQRAQTAVSAGDTVWVRGGTYLMQSAQIANYVSPYAYVTQLSKSGSAAAGRIKYWAYPGERPVFNYANIDPNVAVSNGTVAFAAPYRISAFEITGSYIHIRGLEVVGVRVPVVNTTTNTLSICFSQSGAGGNNIYEQLSMHDGQAIGFYLTRGGNTLVLNCDAYRNNDNLNDGNTTGTKNGGNVDGFGSHPNNANYTNIVFRGCRAWQNSDDGYDCISAFTATTFENCWAFYNGYTPKFVTRGDGNGFKAGGYGTAFSFPAVVPNNTVQQCLSVRNRSNGFYSNHHQAGSYWYNNTAYQNATNYNMVNRKDKTASGYLVDVPGYGHILRNNISYRGRSTSSPDTLSISRSASTFDHNAIGAGVTAADFLSLDTTQLRAPRQADGSLPVIGLLRLAPGSGLIDAGVNVGLPYRGAAPDLGAFEAGSLSTWTGAVSTDWFDTANWTAGVPTATVDALIPVAPRYPAIAAGTATAQHLTIAAGAALSHSGGTLSLSGDLTNNGTFAATGGTLATSGVANQLLGGTSPDAFRNLTIGAGGATLGAEASLQGVLTLLGNLTTNGKPLTLLSALSGGVAADALVVNNGGAVLGAATVQRAIDPGQNAGAGYRQYSAPVSNSTVADLATAAFTPVANPDYNSAAAPAGVTPFPTVFGYDDSRLALTNSMSDFDKGFFSPAALSDPLAVGRGYTVNIGASQLVDFVGTLTNGDQTLALTSSRASYAEGGWQLLGNPYPAPLDYSLVAPADRAGLESAIYVYGSTAQYAGQYRSYVNGVGNPVLPVGQAFFTRVAAGQSAASLTFRNSQRLTAPNGTTFQRGTAETRPLVQLSLQGVASPLTDEATVYFETGATSSFDAAFDAAKLPNPSGLNLAMARSATQPLSIDGQPALGPGTHALPLAVSVPAAGAYTLTASQLLNLPNVPVYLRDLQLGTLTNLHQSPTYRFTAATAGALSPTRFELVFGAQQALGTAPAALAAQVALYPNPARTQAVVELPQSLSRQPVSAALVDALGRVVRQRELPAGPATHALPLTDITPGIYSLRLRTAAGTVVKMLVVE